ataataaaaagaataaatacataaaaaaaatgatatatataataaatgatcatttttgttttatgaaatgtttatatttagGGTTGATAGGAAGTAAATTGAATGAATTATATTCTTATGTGtcttattatttatttaaaatattatggaatattataaataaaatattttatataccATATAATCAATgtgatgaaaataaaatcatacacttattagatatattcttttataatacTACAATATTAAGTGttacaaatatttttttattaaatttacaagttattatattaaaattattattaaatgtatcacaaacatatataatgaataaaagatatataacatttttttcaataagaagtttattatatttaataaaaaaaaaaaaattatttatttgtatagataattatatatatgaacagCAAATGGTAGATAATCACAGatatcctttttattttatgaacaattttttttatatgtcTACATTTGAATATTCTGATATATTACAACTATTAAATGTTATTCTTTTAAACAATGATAAAGAGaataataatcaaaatgATCAATATGATCAAAATGATcacaataataattattattattacaattCTAATACTCTTTctatttatttctttattcaattaatatataaattttttaaagttATTCAAGGGGTCAAAccaaaatataatatatataatatatataatataatgaataataatgtttttaaagacacaaataaaaatatacacaaAGACTCTTCTAAtacttttaatttttcttacTTTGATTTGAACgtaaataaatttataacattttttaaaaatatagaagatgtatatattcaaaGGAAGGAGAATTCCAACcttcaaaatataaaaaaaaaaaaagtagATCATATAAAGCATGAAACAAAAAAGGAATCcaaaaaaaatcatatcattaataataatgatattaataataatgatattaataatgatgatattaataatgatgatattaataatgatgatattaataatgattatattaataatcataatgttcaaaataattatgacCATAGAGGTAAATTCAACTTTCTTATAACACTCAGTGATTCTATTAATATAACAGATACACATAAAAATGctcatatttttttcaataatttcattaatactgcaaaaaataaacacacaaacaataatataaatatta
The Plasmodium gaboni strain SY75 chromosome Unknown, whole genome shotgun sequence DNA segment above includes these coding regions:
- a CDS encoding putative membrane protein (conserved Plasmodium membrane protein, unknown function), yielding KICILFISHISKSNHIINHILNIISQQINFDEYIHALAVFLQLVPYLSHDTLYYIIKKFYKSLIKKKNETSNILSLFMNIKKGGVQNIHLEKKKKKKKKKKKKSTSNVDINNNSDKEKSIHMVLIQHEKYHNKNDYNKKHLNDKNEPCISAYEINDTNEESKSYIYEDLDIFKDLQYYKNIYDEDIYSLKNNKKNKYIKKMIYIINDHFCFMKCLYLGLIGSKLNELYSYVSYYLFKILWNIINKIFYIPYNQCDENKIIHLLDIFFYNTTILSVTNIFLLNLQVIILKLLLNVSQTYIMNKRYITFFSIRSLLYLIKKKKLFICIDNYIYEQQMVDNHRYPFYFMNNFFYMSTFEYSDILQLLNVILLNNDKENNNQNDQYDQNDHNNNYYYYNSNTLSIYFFIQLIYKFFKVIQGVKPKYNIYNIYNIMNNNVFKDTNKNIHKDSSNTFNFSYFDLNVNKFITFFKNIEDVYIQRKENSNLQNIKKKKVDHIKHETKKESKKNHIINNNDINNNDINNDDINNDDINNDDINNDYINNHNVQNNYDHRGKFNFLITLSDSINITDTHKNAHIFFNNFINTAKNKHTNNNINIKNLNIKLEIIRMKKKKQNKSNKVKNKKNNKIITYYTPHINNNNTIINKLINKMEKREKKKNKKKKTKKKKQKNIGKTTKINKSSKQISKQNGIKHINENISDNNNNYDSNQNYDSNQNYDSNQNYDNNKNSYSNVKNLFSLNNNNQNEDAFNNYKNITSSFTTSSSSCIYS